Proteins found in one Salminus brasiliensis chromosome 13, fSalBra1.hap2, whole genome shotgun sequence genomic segment:
- the gan gene encoding gigaxonin — MSKAEAGADVGSVVSDPQHSQKLLRALRSFRQEGSFQDAVLVLEGEEIPVQKNILAAASPYIRTKLNYNPPKEDGSIYKIELQGISVLIMKQILDYIFSGEITLNEDTIQDVVQAADLLLLTDLKSLCCQFLESCITAENCIGIRLFSLHYCLHHVHHVATEYLQTHFRDVADTEEFRELPPDRLCELLSMEKLNVGNEKHVLEAVVRWLAHDIEARRVHMKEVMSAVWVQGLDQSYLQEQMLGDPLMREVIGQCCMEPLGGAAQQGEALLAAFKPRGYSECIVIVGGEDRATRKPSAVTRCMCPLYDRNRQLWIDLQPMNERRIGHGVVTADGCLFAVGGMDENKTVLNSGEKYDPETNTWTPIPPMKQARRHFGIAELDGMIYVLGGENEDTEVLLTMEVFDPHFNTWTTQTSMTTVRKFSCCATMRKKLFVMGGGSYGKIYDSVECYDPKTQQWTTLCPLKERRFGAVACGVGQELYVFGGVRSRDADNPESSQMTICKSEFFHDELKRWVLLDDQNLCIHTTSSFVYGAVPIGASIYVVGELDTGTSYDYVREFRRSTGTWHPTRPLLPSDLCKTGCAALRIANCKLFRLQLKQGLFRIRVPSI; from the exons ATGTCTAAAGCCGAGGCTGGGGCAGATGTCGGTTCCGTGGTGTCTGACCCTCAGCACTCCCAGAAGCTTCTGAGAGCCCTTCGCTCGTTCAGACAGGAGGGGAGTTTCCAGGACGCGGTGTTGGTGCTGGAGGGAGAGGAGATCCCAGTGCAGAAGAATATTCTGGCTGCTGCGAGTCCATACATCAG GACCAAGCTAAATTACAACCCACCCAAAGAAGATGGATCCATCTACAAAATCGAGCTGCAGGGCATCTCCGTACTCATCATGAAGCAGATCTTGGACTACATATTCAGTGGAGAG ATCACCCTAAATGAGGACACTATCCAAGATGTGGTCCAGGCTGCTGACCTGCTGCTCCTCACTGACCTCAAGTCGCTCTGCTGCCAGTTCCTGGAGAGCTGCATCACCGCTGAGAATTGCATCGGCATCCGACTGTTCTCTCTGCACTACTGCCTGCACCACGTCCACCACGTGGCCACCGAGTACCTGCAGACGCACTTCCGAGACGTGGCGGACACCGAGGAGTTCCGAGAGCTTCCGCCTGATCGGCTGTGTGAGCTGCTATCCATGGAGAAGCTCAACGTGGGAAATGAGAAGCACGTACTGGAGGCGGTGGTCCGCTGGCTTGCGCACGACATTGAGGCCAGACGG GTCCATATGAAGGAGGTGATGTCTGCAGTGTGGGTGCAGGGCCTAGACCAGAGCTACCTGCAGGAACAGATGCTGGGAGACCCCCTGATGAGGGAGGTTATTGGACAGTGCTGCATGGAGCCCCTAGGAGGCGCAGCACAGCAAGGGGAGGCGCTGCTCGCTGCCTTCAAGCCCCGTGGCTACTCTGAGTGCATCGTCATTGTAGGGGGTGAGGACAGGGC CACTCGGAAGCCCTCTGCGGTGACGCGCTGCATGTGCCCCCTCTATGACCGAAACCGGCAGCTGTGGATTGATCTGCAGCCCATGAATGAGAGGCGAATAGGTCACGGGGTGGTAACTGCTG ATGGGTGCCTTTTTGCGGTTGGAGGGATGGACGAAAACAAGACTGTCTTGAATAGTGGAGAAAAATATGACCCAGAGACCAACACCTGGACCCCGATCCCACCAATGAAGCAG GCCAGGCGCCACTTTGGTATCGCCGAGCTGGATGGGATGATCTATGTGCTGGGTGGAGAGAATGAAGACACTGAGGTTCTCCTCACCATGGAAGTATTCGACCCCCACTTTAATACCTGGACCACCCAGACTAGCATGACCACAGTCCGAAAG TTTAGTTGCTGCGCTACCATGAGGAAGAAGCTCTTTGTGATGGGAGGAGGATCTTATGGGAAGATTTATGACTCAGTGGAATGCTATGACCCCAAAACTCAGCAGTGGACTACACTGTGCCCTCTAAAGGAGAGGAG GTTTGGCGCTGTGGCGTGTGGAGTGGGTCAGGAGCTCTACGTTTTTGGAGGAGTGAGGAGCAGGGATGCAGATAACCCTGAGTCCAGTCAAATGACCATCTGCAAGTCTGAGTTCTTTCATGATGAGTTAAAAAG ATGGGTGCTCCTCGATGATCAGAACCTGTGCATTCACACCACATCATCCTTTGTATACGGTGCTGTTCCTATTGGGGCCAGTATATACGTAGTGGGAGAGCTTGACACTG
- the tmem243a gene encoding transmembrane protein 243, with protein MSAGSWGQTQRLAGPHDQDLSPLSPTANMDEYVTRTYGTGTLDNRPLFGETSARDRTVNLAVGGITSLLVTVTIISSFVFPTPHPKGLNIFFVICIVMICSSVLVLIFWYRQGDLEPKFRNLIYYTIVSVILLCLCANLYFHDVGR; from the exons ATGAGTGCAGGAAGCTGGGGTCAGACTCAGAGATTAGCTGGTCCGCATGACCAGGACTTGAGTCCGCTCAGCCCTACGGCCAACATGGACGAGTATGTGACGCGCACCTACGGCACAGGCACGCTGGACAACAGGCCACTGTTTGGAGAAACATCTGCTcgg GACCGAACTGTCAACCTTGCTGTTGGTGGGATCACATCTCTTTTAGTCACA GTAACCATCATCAGTTCGTTCGTCTTTCCTACACCTCATCCAAAGGGCCTGAACATCTTCTTTGTGATCTGCATTGTCATGATCTGTTCCTCAGTACTGGTTCTG ATATTTTGGTATCGTCAAGGGGATTTGGAGCCAAAATTCCGAAACCTCATCTACTACACCATCGTGTCTGTCATCCTGCTCTGTTTATGTGCAAATCTGTACTTCCATGATGTTGGGAGATGA